One window of the Eschrichtius robustus isolate mEscRob2 chromosome 13, mEscRob2.pri, whole genome shotgun sequence genome contains the following:
- the AQP2 gene encoding aquaporin-2: MWELRSIAFSRAVFAEFLATLIFVFFGLGSALNWPQALPSVLQIAMAFGLAIGTLVQALGHVSGAHINPAVTVACLVGCHVSFLRAAFYVAAQLLGAVAGAALLHEITPPDIRGDLAVNALSNNSTAGQAVTVELFLTLQLVLCIFASTDERRGDNLGTPALSIGFSVVLGHLLGIHYTGCSMNPARSLAPAVVTGKFDNHWVFWIGPLVGAILASLLYNYILFPPAKSLSERLAVLKGLEPDTDWEEREVRRRQSVELHSPQSLPRGSKA, encoded by the exons atgtgggaactCCGATCCATAGCCTTCTCCAGGGCGGTGTTTGCAGAGTTCCTGGCCACACTCATCTTCGTCTTCTTTGGCCTCGGCTCGGCCCTCAACTGGCCACAGGCCTTGCCCTCTGTACTGCAGATTGCCATGGCCTTTGGCCTGGCTATCGGCACCCTGGTGCAGGCTCTGGGTCACGTCAGCGGGGCCCACATCAACCCTGCCGTGACTGTGGCCTGCCTGGTGGGCTGCCACGTCTCCTTTCTCCGAGCTGCCTTCTATGTGGCGGCCCAGCTGCTGGGGGCCGTGGCCGGGGCCGCTCTGCTCCATGAGATCACACCACCAGACATCCGAGGGGACCTGGCAGTCAATGCT CTCAGCAACAACTCGACAGCTGGCCAGGCCGTTACTGTGGAGCTTTTCCTGACCCTGCAGCTGGTGCTCTGCATCTTCGCCTCCACGGATGAGCGCCGTGGAGACAACCTGGGTACCCCCGCCCTCTCCATCGGTTTCTCTGTGGTCCTGGGCCACCTCCTTGGG ATCCATTACACTGGCTGCTCCATGAATCCTGCCCGCTCTCTGGCTCCAGCTGTGGTCACCGGCAAGTTTGACAACCACTGG GTCTTCTGGATCGGACCCTTGGTCGGCGCCATCCTGGCCTCCCTCCTCTACAACTACATCCTGTTCCCGCCCGCCAAGAGCCTGTCGGAGCGCCTGGCCGTGCTGAAGGGGCTGGAGCCCGACACTGACTGGGAGGAGCGCGAGGTGCGGCGGCGGCAGTCGGTGGAGCTGCACTCGCCGCAGAGCCTGCCTCGGGGCAGCAAGGCCTGA
- the AQP5 gene encoding aquaporin-5 — MKKEVCSAAFLKAVFAEFLATLILVFFGLGSALKWPSALPTILQISLTFGLAIGTMAQALGPVSGGHMNPAITLALLLGNQISLLRAAFYVVAQLVGAIAGAGILYGVAPRDARGNLAVNALNNNTTPGQAVAVEMILTFQLAICIFSSTDSRRTSPVGSPALSIGLSVTLGHLVGIYFTGCSMNPARSLGPAVIMNQFSPSHWVFWVGPIVGAALAAILYFYLFSPNALSLSERVAIVKGTYEPEEDWEEQREERKKTMELTAQ, encoded by the exons ATGAAGAAGGAGGTGTGCTCCGCGGCCTTTCTCAAGGCAGTGTTCGCAGAGTTCCTGGCCACCCTCATCCTCGTCTTCTTCGGCCTCGGCTCGGCCCTCAAGTGGCCGTCGGCGCTGCCCACCATCCTGCAGATCTCGCTGACCTTCGGCCTGGCCATAGGCACCATGGCCCAGGCCCTGGGGCCCGTGAGCGGTGGCCACATGAACCCCGCCATCACACTGGCCCTCCTACTGGGCAACCAGATCTCCCTGCTCCGCGCAGCCTTCTACGTGGTGGCCCAGCTGGTGGGCGCCATTGCCGGGGCTGGCATCCTCTATGGGGTGGCACCGCGCGATGCCCGAGGCAATCTGGCCGTCAACGCG CTCAACAACAACACAACTCCGGGCCAGGCCGTTGCGGTGGAAATGATTCTGACCTTCCAGCTGGCGATCTGTATCTTCTCCTCCACCGACTCCCGCCGCACCAGCCCTGTGGGCTCCCCAGCCCTGTCTATTGGCTTGTCCGTCACACTGGGCCACCTAGTGGGG ATCTACTTCACCGGCTGCTCCATGAACCCGGCCCGCTCTCTCGGCCCCGCAGTGATCATGAACCAGTTCAGCCCCTCGCACTGG GTGTTCTGGGTGGGGCCAATCGTGGGGGCTGCCTTGGCTGCTATCCTCTACTTCTACCTGTTCTCCCCCAACGCCCTGAGCCTGAGTGAGCGTGTGGCCATCGTCAAGGGCACGTACGAGCCCGAGGAGGACTGGGAGGAGCAGCGAGAGGAGCGGAAGAAGACCATGGAGCTGACTGCCCAGTGA
- the AQP6 gene encoding aquaporin-6, with protein MESGRRSLAKMLVCRLWTTISKALFAEFLATGLYVFFGVGSALRWPLALPSMLQIAITFNLATAVIVQITWKASGAHVNPAVTLAFLVGSQISLPRAVAYVAAQLAGATAGAALLYGVTPGDIRETFGVNVVRNSVSTGQAVAVELVLTLQLVLCVFASTDSRQTTGSPAATIGASVAVGHLIGIYFTGCSMNPARSFGSAVIVGKFAVHWIFWVGPLTGAVLASLIYNFILFPDTKTLAQRLAILTGTVEVEEVEGVEPQKKDSQSSSEDTEMENVCQVA; from the exons ATGGAGTCAGGCAGGCGCAGCTTGGCCAAGATGCTGGTGTGCCGGCTCTGGACGACCATCAGCAAGGCTCTGTTTGCCGAGTTCCTGGCCACGGGGCTGTACGTGTTCTTTGGCGTGGGCTCGGCTCTGAGATGGCCCTTGGCGCTTCCCTCTATGCTGCAGATTGCCATCACCTTCAACCTGGCCACGGCCGTGATCGTGCAGATCACCTGGAAGGCTAGTGGGGCCCACGTCAACCCTGCTGTGACGCTGGCCTTCCTCGTGGGCTCCCAAATCTCCCTGCCCCGTGCTGTGGCCTATGTGGCTGCCCAGCTGGCAGGGGCCACAGCGGGGGCTGCTCTGCTTTACGGGGTGACGCCTGGGGACATCCGAGAGACCTTTGGGGTCAACGTG GTCCGGAACAGCGTCTCCACAGGCCAGGCGGTGGCAGTGGAGCTAGTCCTGACCCTGCAGCTTGTGCTCTGCGTTTTTGCTTCCACCGACAGCAGACAGACTACTGGCTCCCCAGCTGCCACGATTGGAGCCTCTGTGGCAGTGGGCCACCTCATTGGG ATCTACTTCACCGGCTGCTCCATGAACCCAGCCCGCTCCTTTGGTTCTGCTGTCATCGTCGGGAAGTTCGCAGTCCACTGG ATCTTCTGGGTGGGACCCCTGACGGGGGCTGTCCTGGCTTCGCTGATCTACAACTTTATCCTGTTCCCTGACACCAAGACCCTGGCCCAGCGACTGGCCATCCTCACAGGCACtgtggaggtggaggaggtggaagggGTGGAGCCCCAGAAGAAAGATTCCCAGTCCAGTTCAGAGGACACTGAAATGGAGAATGTGTGTCAGGTGGCATAG